The Roseovarius indicus genome has a segment encoding these proteins:
- a CDS encoding J domain-containing protein, with protein sequence MSKSDPFGFDISVGASKKKNPRGRRGMSGASETSTRVCEKEGCNEPGKYRAPKAPDVLDDFYWFCKDHVREYNNTWNFFDGTTEAEMNAQMSKDKVWERQTKAFNDPEARAWARLGIEDPHQVLGGNATQNPGKTRTNQRKLPPTERRALEILEAEDHWSKADIRKAYKALIKVLHPDINGGDRSQEEQLQQVVWAWDQIKPSRNFK encoded by the coding sequence ATGTCCAAGAGTGACCCATTCGGATTCGATATTTCAGTCGGTGCCTCGAAGAAGAAAAACCCCCGCGGCCGGCGGGGCATGTCGGGTGCGTCCGAGACCTCAACCCGCGTCTGCGAGAAAGAGGGATGCAACGAGCCCGGCAAGTATCGTGCGCCCAAGGCGCCCGACGTGCTGGATGACTTCTACTGGTTCTGCAAGGACCACGTCCGCGAATACAACAACACGTGGAACTTCTTCGACGGCACGACCGAGGCCGAGATGAACGCCCAGATGTCGAAGGACAAGGTCTGGGAACGTCAGACCAAGGCGTTCAACGACCCCGAGGCGCGCGCCTGGGCCCGGCTGGGCATCGAGGATCCGCACCAGGTCCTGGGCGGCAACGCCACGCAGAACCCCGGCAAGACCCGCACGAACCAGCGCAAACTGCCCCCGACCGAGCGCCGAGCCCTCGAGATTCTCGAGGCCGAGGATCATTGGTCGAAGGCGGATATTCGCAAGGCTTACAAGGCGTTGATCAAGGTTCTTCACCCTGACATCAACGGCGGCGACCGCAGCCAGGAAGAACAGTTGCAACAGGTCGTCTGGGCCTGGGACCAGATCAAGCCGAGCCGGAACTTCAAATAG
- a CDS encoding MFS transporter produces MFERRIPEWLRHAPAPSMRGFAMLAGAEAVARGMLVSVFPVAMYQAMGDAQVVSEIYFLTGVLSLIAGLLVPWLNRFIPRRWLYAGAGTLFLSGALLAATGGTGVVGGLVMVTVATVSLFVCFNAYVLDYVERAELGRSETLRMFYGALGWTIGPVAGVTLMQWWAPAPFLVSAAAICGLLTLFFIMRLGNGKLITRARRPAANPLRYLGRFFAQPRLVVGWSFAVIRSCGWWAYVVYLPIYAVESGLDPQTGGFMMSATNATLFLTPVMLRWMQRRTVRIAVRTGFACAGLLFFAGWVLAPTPPFALAALFCASAFLVLLDICGGLPFLMSVKPSERTEMSAVYSSFRDVSGILTPGAAWLVLLVAPVSGVFALAGLALGGCWGLAATLHPRLGARRVGQEPEPVTP; encoded by the coding sequence ATGTTCGAGCGCCGCATACCCGAATGGCTTCGCCATGCCCCAGCGCCGTCGATGCGCGGCTTTGCCATGCTGGCGGGGGCCGAGGCGGTGGCACGTGGCATGCTGGTCTCGGTTTTCCCGGTGGCGATGTACCAGGCGATGGGCGATGCACAGGTCGTCTCGGAAATCTATTTCCTGACCGGGGTCCTGTCGCTGATCGCGGGGCTGCTCGTGCCGTGGCTCAACCGGTTCATTCCGCGCCGGTGGCTGTATGCCGGGGCCGGTACGCTTTTCCTGTCCGGCGCGCTTCTGGCGGCCACGGGGGGCACGGGCGTCGTCGGGGGGCTGGTGATGGTCACGGTGGCCACGGTGTCGCTTTTCGTCTGCTTCAACGCCTACGTGCTCGACTATGTCGAACGCGCGGAGCTGGGCCGGAGCGAAACGCTGCGGATGTTCTACGGCGCGCTTGGCTGGACCATCGGCCCGGTTGCGGGCGTGACGCTGATGCAGTGGTGGGCGCCGGCGCCGTTTCTGGTTTCGGCGGCGGCGATCTGCGGGTTGCTGACGCTGTTTTTCATCATGCGGCTCGGCAATGGCAAACTGATCACCCGGGCGCGACGGCCTGCGGCGAACCCGCTGCGCTATCTCGGCCGGTTCTTTGCCCAGCCACGGCTGGTGGTGGGGTGGAGTTTTGCCGTCATCCGGTCGTGCGGGTGGTGGGCCTACGTGGTCTACCTGCCGATCTATGCGGTCGAGAGCGGGCTCGACCCCCAGACCGGCGGTTTCATGATGTCGGCCACGAATGCCACGCTGTTTCTGACCCCGGTGATGCTGCGATGGATGCAGCGGCGCACGGTGCGTATCGCGGTGCGCACGGGCTTCGCCTGTGCCGGGCTGCTGTTCTTCGCGGGCTGGGTGCTGGCGCCGACGCCGCCCTTCGCGCTGGCGGCGCTGTTCTGCGCGTCGGCTTTCCTGGTGTTGCTCGATATCTGCGGCGGGCTGCCGTTCCTGATGTCGGTGAAGCCGTCGGAGCGCACGGAAATGTCGGCGGTCTATTCCAGCTTCCGCGACGTGTCGGGGATCCTGACGCCGGGCGCGGCCTGGCTGGTTCTGCTGGTGGCGCCGGTGTCGGGCGTGTTCGCGCTGGCCGGGCTGGCGCTTGGCGGGTGCTGGGGGCTGGCGGCCACGCTGCACCCGCGTCTTGGCGCGCGCCGGGTGGGGCAGGAGCCGGAGCCGGTTACCCCCTAG
- the msrB gene encoding peptide-methionine (R)-S-oxide reductase MsrB has translation MNRRGFITMILMGGTAVAVTSMGEASSASGNFEVTRTEAEWRSMLTDLQYKVMRQEGTEPAGSSPLDKQYSEGTYHCRGCDLALYPSDTKFDSGTGWPSFYRPLDNAVETKRDFKLIYPRTEVHCRRCGSHLGHIFNDGPQPTGKRHCLNGVSLVFKPA, from the coding sequence ATGAACCGCCGAGGCTTTATCACCATGATCCTGATGGGCGGCACGGCTGTTGCGGTGACGTCGATGGGCGAAGCGAGCTCGGCCTCGGGGAATTTCGAAGTCACCCGGACCGAGGCAGAATGGCGGTCGATGCTGACCGACCTGCAATACAAGGTCATGCGGCAGGAGGGGACCGAGCCGGCCGGCAGCTCGCCGCTCGACAAGCAGTATTCCGAGGGCACGTATCACTGCCGGGGCTGCGACCTGGCGCTTTACCCGTCGGACACGAAATTCGACAGCGGCACGGGCTGGCCCAGCTTCTATCGGCCACTGGACAACGCGGTGGAAACCAAGCGCGACTTCAAGCTGATCTATCCGCGTACCGAGGTGCATTGCCGCCGCTGTGGCAGCCACCTGGGCCATATCTTCAACGACGGCCCGCAGCCGACCGGCAAGCGGCACTGCCTGAACGGCGTGAGCCTGGTGTTCAAGCCGGCCTGA
- a CDS encoding fasciclin domain-containing protein produces the protein MFNKTLVAATAVATMSAAAAFAENPMVGGAPMYADKNIVENAVNSADHETLVAAVKAAGLVDTLSSEGPFTVFAPTDAAFDKLPAETLEALMQPAYKDKLTEILTCHVVSADAMSTAIKGMVDDDGGMHIVPTVGGCELEARYQGDNIMLTDQRGQTINVTIADVDQSNGVIHVVDTVILPGEG, from the coding sequence ATGTTCAACAAGACACTTGTCGCAGCTACCGCCGTTGCCACCATGAGCGCCGCCGCAGCATTCGCCGAAAACCCGATGGTCGGGGGCGCGCCGATGTATGCTGACAAGAACATCGTGGAAAACGCCGTCAACTCGGCCGACCACGAGACCCTTGTCGCGGCCGTCAAGGCTGCCGGTCTTGTCGACACCCTGTCCAGCGAAGGCCCGTTCACCGTGTTCGCGCCGACCGACGCGGCTTTTGACAAGCTGCCGGCCGAGACGCTCGAGGCGCTGATGCAGCCGGCCTACAAGGACAAGCTGACCGAGATCCTGACCTGCCACGTGGTGTCGGCTGACGCGATGTCGACGGCCATCAAGGGTATGGTCGACGACGATGGCGGCATGCACATCGTGCCCACCGTCGGCGGCTGCGAGCTGGAAGCGCGGTACCAGGGTGACAACATCATGCTGACCGACCAGCGCGGCCAGACGATCAACGTGACGATCGCCGATGTCGATCAGTCGAATGGCGTGATTCACGTCGTCGACACCGTGATCCTGCCCGGCGAAGGCTGA
- a CDS encoding anti-sigma factor, with product MSGTASDPNDDVVLAGEYILDLLSPDEAAAFEARLATEPGLRRLCAIWAEEFSGFADEVDPVSPPDDVLERVEMRLFGSSEREGRPGLWQRFGLTGLAAAVLAVLLFVSSDFLDQGPVPPEAPAYTAEIAAEDRSLVIEAAYDADAAELYLERLSGAAAPGRSLELWLIAGDNAPVSLGVLPEDDRAVFTVTQELQNALSGGVLAISDEPEGGSPTGAPTGEVLATGAITDA from the coding sequence ATGAGCGGCACAGCGTCAGACCCGAACGACGACGTCGTTCTTGCAGGGGAGTACATCCTCGATCTGCTGTCTCCGGATGAGGCGGCGGCGTTCGAGGCGCGCCTTGCAACCGAGCCCGGCCTGCGGCGGCTTTGCGCCATCTGGGCCGAGGAATTCTCGGGGTTCGCGGACGAGGTCGACCCGGTTTCTCCGCCGGACGACGTGCTGGAGCGGGTCGAGATGCGCCTCTTCGGATCGAGCGAGCGCGAGGGCCGCCCGGGACTTTGGCAGCGTTTCGGCCTGACCGGCCTGGCTGCGGCCGTTCTGGCCGTGCTGCTGTTCGTGTCCTCCGATTTTCTCGACCAGGGCCCGGTACCGCCGGAGGCGCCGGCCTATACGGCCGAGATTGCCGCCGAAGACCGGAGCCTCGTGATCGAGGCAGCCTATGATGCCGACGCCGCCGAACTGTATCTCGAACGGCTTTCCGGCGCGGCTGCGCCCGGCCGATCGCTGGAGCTCTGGCTGATTGCCGGGGACAACGCGCCGGTCTCTCTCGGCGTGCTGCCGGAGGATGACCGGGCCGTCTTCACCGTGACGCAGGAGCTGCAAAACGCCTTGTCCGGCGGGGTGTTGGCGATTTCCGACGAACCAGAAGGCGGCTCGCCGACCGGGGCGCCAACAGGCGAGGTTCTGGCCACCGGCGCGATCACGGATGCGTGA
- a CDS encoding sigma-70 family RNA polymerase sigma factor, giving the protein MSSELQEIEDLIARMALKDRAAFRNVYSRTSAKLFGVVLRVLDDRAEAEDVLQDVYVKVWNNADRYRANGLSPMTWLISIARNAAIDRKRRARHSTSGDLLTATLADPAPGPETMAIQSSERDRLDGCFGELDQRHADAVRRAYLDGDTYAELAERYNVPLNTMRTWLRRSLLKLRECLSR; this is encoded by the coding sequence ATGTCGTCTGAGCTTCAGGAAATCGAGGATCTGATTGCGCGAATGGCCCTGAAAGACCGGGCGGCGTTCCGCAATGTCTACTCCCGAACATCGGCGAAACTCTTCGGTGTGGTTCTGCGTGTCTTGGATGACCGGGCCGAGGCGGAAGACGTTCTACAGGACGTTTACGTGAAGGTCTGGAACAACGCCGACCGATACCGCGCCAATGGCCTGAGCCCGATGACATGGCTCATTTCCATCGCCCGCAACGCGGCCATCGACCGGAAACGGCGGGCCCGACACTCGACCAGCGGTGATCTTCTGACCGCCACTCTGGCCGATCCTGCGCCGGGGCCGGAGACAATGGCGATTCAGTCGTCCGAAAGGGACCGGCTGGATGGCTGTTTCGGCGAGCTGGACCAGCGTCATGCCGACGCTGTCCGGCGTGCCTACCTGGACGGCGACACATACGCCGAACTGGCAGAGCGGTACAACGTGCCGCTCAACACGATGCGAACCTGGCTGCGACGCAGCCTGTTGAAACTGAGGGAGTGCCTGTCTCGATGA
- the cobS gene encoding cobaltochelatase subunit CobS codes for MADGTIDTNAKPTEEISVRDVFGIDTDMVVRGFSERTDRVPELDTTYKFDPDTTLAILAGFSHNRRVMIQGYHGTGKSTHIEQVAARLNWPAVRVNLDSHISRIDLIGKDAIKLRDGKQVTEFHEGILPWALRNPVAIVFDEYDAGRADVMFVIQRVLEHDGKLTLLDQNEIITPHPCFRLFATSNTVGLGDTTGLYHGVQQINQAQMDRWSMVATLNYLSHDAETNIVLAKNPLFNTKDGRQQVSQMVTVADLTRTAFMNGDLSTVMSPRTVINWAQNTHIFRDVGYAFRLTFLNKCDELERQTVAEFYQRCFDEELPESAASVSLG; via the coding sequence ATGGCGGATGGAACCATTGACACGAATGCCAAGCCGACCGAGGAGATCTCGGTTCGTGACGTGTTCGGCATCGACACGGATATGGTCGTACGGGGCTTTTCCGAGCGCACCGACCGCGTACCCGAGCTTGACACCACCTACAAGTTCGACCCCGACACGACCCTGGCGATCCTCGCCGGCTTCTCCCATAACCGCCGGGTGATGATCCAAGGCTACCACGGCACCGGCAAATCGACCCATATCGAACAGGTCGCGGCCCGCCTCAACTGGCCCGCCGTGCGCGTCAACCTCGACAGCCACATCAGCCGGATCGACCTGATCGGCAAGGACGCCATCAAGCTGCGCGACGGCAAGCAGGTGACCGAATTCCACGAGGGCATCCTGCCCTGGGCGCTGCGCAACCCCGTCGCCATCGTCTTCGACGAGTACGACGCCGGCCGCGCCGACGTGATGTTCGTCATCCAGCGCGTGCTGGAACATGACGGCAAGCTGACACTCCTCGACCAGAACGAGATCATCACGCCCCATCCCTGCTTCCGCCTCTTCGCGACGTCGAACACGGTGGGCCTGGGCGACACCACGGGCCTCTACCACGGGGTCCAGCAGATCAACCAGGCACAGATGGACCGCTGGTCGATGGTCGCGACGCTGAACTATCTCAGCCACGACGCCGAGACCAACATCGTTCTCGCCAAGAACCCGCTCTTCAACACCAAGGATGGCCGCCAGCAGGTCAGCCAGATGGTGACAGTGGCCGACCTGACCCGCACCGCCTTCATGAACGGCGACCTCTCGACGGTCATGAGCCCGCGGACGGTGATCAACTGGGCACAGAACACCCACATCTTCCGCGACGTGGGCTATGCCTTCCGCCTGACCTTCCTCAACAAGTGCGACGAGCTCGAACGCCAGACCGTGGCCGAGTTCTACCAGCGCTGCTTCGACGAGGAACTGCCGGAAAGCGCGGCCAGCGTCAGCCTGGGGTGA